The sequence TTACCTTGTTTTTAATGCTGTCGACGATCTTGTCTTTAAAGCCAACCAGGTTGTCAATTTCGGCAGCAGCCGTTTCTTTGATCGAGTCGCCCAGGTTTTTTAACGATTCGCTCAGCTTGTCGCGGGTCTCGGTACCTTTATCCGGCGCGAATAATATGCCTAACGCTGCCCCTGCTGCCAAACCGGCCAGCAATGCAACAACTACCTTTGTGTTATCATTCATAGTATTATAATTTTTAAGTTGAACAATTGTTTTTAATTGGGTTTAATTTTTATCAAATATGGCATTTTGCCTGTTTTGTTAACGTTAAGCCTACCGTCAAAGTATGGTCAATTTATAAATTGGTGTGATATTTTAGTTAAATATCAGGGCCTGTTTTTATCCGTTCCAGCCTGTCGGCCGCCATGCGGTTGGTTTCGTAGATCTCTACCAGCAGCAGAAAGTACGATAATAGTACCGGGCCAAAAACCAGCCCCAATATACCAAAAAGCGGGATACCGATGAATACCCCAATGATAGAAATTATAGGATGCGTGTTGGCTACCCGCTTATTAATGATCATGCGCAGCACATTATCTACGTTACCGATAAATATCAGCCCGTAAACCAGCAGTAAAACCCCCTTTAGCGAATGCCCGTTTATCATCAGGATAATAGCCGCGGGGATGCACAGCGTAGGCGCGCCTACCACCGGTAAAAATGAGATAAAAGCGCCCACTACGCCCCAAAAAACCGGATCGGGGATACCGAACACCAGGAAGCCGTTGGCCAGCAGTACGCCCTGCACAATGGATATGATACCCTGGCCCAAAACGTTGGAATAGGTAGCATCGCGCAGGGCTACAGCAAACTTCATGGCATGCTGCTCGCGGAAAGGAGCGTAGCGTAGCAGCCCGGCCTCAAACTCGCGCATCTGCACAAACATAAAGTACAGCAAAAAGTACATTACCAGCAGCGTGATCAATATACTCACCGCGCTGCTTAATATCGATGGGAACAGATCGGTAGCCAGCGAACCGACTCTTAGCATAATGCTGTCGGCCAGATGCGGCTGCTTAAAGTTCGATCCGGCAAATTTATCCAGCTTACCCAGCCATTCCTCTATCGGGAAGGTATTGCGGTTGAGGGTAGAGATCTTATCGATCATCATAAAGCTGAGGGTAAGAAAAGGGATCACCACCAAAATGACCGATATTAATATGATGATAACCGCCACAAGCGATTTATTCCATTTCTTCCCCTCTACCAAATACAGGTAAAATGGCCTGAAGATGGTATACAGCACTATAGCGCCCAGTATAGAGCTAAACAGATCGCTAAGAGCGTAAAACAGCAAACACCCCAGCAAGATGATGGCGATCAGGGTAATGTTATTACGCTGTTTATAGTTAAAAATGGACATGAATGGGTTGAGTATAATTTTGTTTCTGACAGGTAAACAAAGAAGTGGTGAAAAAGTTGTAGGTTGGAAGTGGCGAAATTGCATTGACGCGATTACTCACCCCGACGACGCTTCGCTGGTCGGCCCTCTCTCCGCTGCGCTGAAAGAGGGCCGAAGTTGTAGTGAAGATTGCATGTCCCCTCTTTCCGCGCAGCGGAGAGAGGGTGGTCGAGCGAAGCAACGACCGGGTGAGTTATCGCTACCCCTTTACTTTACCTCATCCAAAAACTTATTGATATTCTTACAGCCATCGCTGATAGAATCCATGTAGTATTGCCAGTCCGGAGGTGGGTCGGTCAGTTCAAAACGGAGTTGCTCCAGGCACAGGATCATCCCCGAAAGCTGGTTGCGGATATCGTGCCGCAGTTGGTAAAGTACCTCGGCGTCAATGGTTTTCTTTTCTTCTCCCTCCATCACAAAATTACTTGCCCAAATTAATGGCCTTCATTTTATTGTATAATGTTTTGCGGTCTATCTGTAAAATCTCGGCGGCCTTGGTTTTATTAAAATTCACCTCGCGCAGTACTTTTAATATGGTATCGTATTCGGCTTCCAGCGCGGCGTTTTTCAGGTCGTGCTTTGGCTCTTTGGCAGTGGCAGGGGTTGGTTCGGCATGGCTTACCGGGGCCGGTTCGGCAGCAGCCGGCATCATATATTTGGTGTTGATGGATATTTCCAGCGGCAGGGCTTTCATCTGCACCTCGTCGCCCTCGGTTAATAAGGCTGCACGGCGTACCACGTTCTTTAACTCGCGGATATTGCCCGGCCAGCGGTAATTCATGAAACACTCTATCACATCAGGGGCAAAACTGCTTACGTTGCGGCCCAGTTCCTGGTTGGCCATCTTTAAAAAGTGGTCAGCCAGCAGCATAATATCGCTGCCACGTTCGCGCAGGGCAGGCATGTAGATACCAAACTCGTTAAAGCGGTGGAAAAGGTCTTCGCGGAAGCGGCCTTTTTGGATAGCGTCCTGCAGGTTTTCGTTAGTTGCCACTATAATGCGCACATCCAGGTCTATCTCTTTAGTGCTGCCAATGCGCTTTACCTTGCGCTCCTGCACGGTGCGCAGCAGGGCGGCCTGTATATCGTAAGACAGGTTTCCCACTTCATCTAAAAACAGCGTGCCGCCGTTGGCCATTTCAAAGTGGCCTATTTTGGTATATAACGCACCGGTGAACGAGCCTTTTTCGTGCCCGAAGAACTCACTTTGGGCCAGTTCCTTGGTCAGCGAGCCGCAATCCATAGCGATGAATGGCTGCGCGTGGCGCGGGCTGTTAAGGTGGATACTTTTCGCTACCGATTCCTTGCCTGTTCCGCTTTCGCCGATAATGATCACACTGTAATTGGTTGGCGCCACCAGTTCTATCTGGCGTAGTAGTTCTTTCGATGCCTTTGCGTTGCCCAGTACAAACTCCGACGATAGTACTTGTTTCTTATCGCTTTTGCTGGGTTTGGTAGTGGTGGCCGCGGCCACGGGTTCCTCTTCCAGCAGGGCGTGGCGGGTTTCGATAGCTTTGGTAATGGTATTTAATATCTCATCGGGGTACAGCGGCTTGGTGATATAATCATAAGCCCCCATCTTGATCAGTTCTACCGCCATCTTAATATCAGAATACCCGGTGATGATGATCACCCCTGTTTTAGGGTAGCTGGTTTTGATATTGATCAGCATCTGGCGGCCATCCGTATCCTCCAGCCTGAAATCGCAAAGCACCAGGTCGTACTCGGCGTTTTTCAGATGCTCCATGGCGTTGGCGCCGTTATTGGCGGTGGTAACGTCAAAATTGTTGCGCGTTAAAAATTTGGATAATAATAGCCCAACGTTAACTTCATCATCAACAATGAGTATTTTTTTCATATTATCGGGAATGTAGGTATATGTATCAACGGTCAAGGTAATACAAATTTGGGAAATAATTTTATTCATTTCACACAAGAGCGAAAAATGTATCACCCTCGAGGCATTTTTTAACGCTATTTTTGCAGATATCCCTTTGCAACCGCTTTTAATGACGTTTATAAGCTATATCCCATGCCCTGCGCTGCAGCCATACGTTGCGTCCTTTGCTATTTCCGGGCAGGCGGACGGTGCGGTTTATAAGATATTGCCAGGCACCGGTTTGGTCATCGGGTTTCAGTACCGGGGCAGTTTGGCTTACCTGGAAGATGAAACAACGATACCTTTGGATACAGCGGGCATTACCGGATTGAACGATACTTACCGGGTGTTTAAAAGTTCGGCCAATATTGGTTCGGTGCTGGTGTTTTTCAGGGATGGCGGGGCGGCGCCATTTTTTAAAGATCCCTTGCACGAATTGTTTAAAGAGAGTATTTCGCTCGATAATTTCATGCTCCGGTCGGAACTACTGATACTGGAAGAACGCCTTTGCACGGCCAGGACCGATGGCGATAAGATAAAAGTGGTTGAGCAATTCCTGCTGTCTAAAATGCGGCAGCTAAAGCCCGACACGCTGGTAGCCGCTGCCATCGGCCTCATTTGGCAAAGCAGGGGGAACATCCGCATGGCCTACCTGTCCGAACGGCTCCACATTAGCCAAAGCCCGTTTGAAAAACGCTTTAGAAAAGTGGTTGGCGCATCGCCTAAAAAATTCGCATCGATAGTGCGGCTTAAAACCCTGATCGCCGACGCGGGCAGCGACCTGTCGTATACCGAAATAAGTTATAGCGCTGGTTTTTACGATCAATCGCACTTTATCAAAGAGTTTAAAAGCTTTACAGGTGAAACACCTGAAGCGTTTTTCGGGAAAGAAAAATAAACGATTTTTTACAATGATGGACTGCGTCAATTGGGCAGTTTTGCTTCAACAAAAACAAGTAATAACAACCATGAAAACCAATAACGAAACCCCGTTTACCGTAGAACAAATTAAGGCCGCCCACAGCAAAGTGAAAAGCGGCGCCGATTTCCCGGCTTATATACAGGAGCTAATAAAGCTGGGCGTTACCGGGTACCAGACTTTTGTAACCGATAGCCATACCCTTTATAAAGGTGCAAACGGCTATGAAACCGCGTCCGCTGCCCGGTACGAGCCGTTGATCATAGCCGATGCAAGCAATAAATCGGTATTTGTTGATCAACTGAAAAACCATCAGCGGGGCGGATCAGATTATTACACTTTTTGCCGACAATGCGCTGAAGCAGGGATTGAAAAGTGGGTAGTAGATATGGCCGCCATGACCTGCGTGTACTACGATAAGGCCGGGAATGAAATATTGAGCGAAGCGATCCCACAATAATTGGGCGTGTAAAAACAACAACGAGGCCGTCTCATAAGTCAATTATGAGGCGGTTTTTTCGTTGATGCCGATTTAGATGAGTTATTAGGAAAGCGGGACTGTATCAGCCTGCTTTCGATTTTTTTGAGTTGGTTCAGGTGTTTTTATCGGATAAAAAGCCTTTTTTATCAGGCTTTCCACTTTCTGAGGTTATGTGCGATGGATAATAACCCTATTTCGACCTCGGTTTTGGACATTCCCTTCAGCAGGAATCGCCTGAAGCCGTGATTATGCTTCAGGTTGGCGAACACCGGTTCGACATCTGCGGGCCGTCGCTTTCGGTATTTGATGCCCTGTTCGGTATTCAATCTTTCTTTCGCTATCTGCTTGTGTATTCTAAGGCTGTGGTTGATCTCCACCACGCGGTTACCGGCTGCTTGGTGACAAACGCCCCGCATGGGGCAGTTTTCACAATTCTGCGCCTGATAGCGGCTGATCAGTTGCACATAGCCGGATGTGGAGACCCGCTGCCCGGTGCCGATATGCTGCATGTGTTGTCCCATCGGACATACCAGGTAATCTTCCTGTTCATTATAGTGCAAACTGTCATTACCGAATGCTTTGATGCCTTTATTTTGTTCCTGGTCGAACGTGTTGTATTTGATATAAGCTTCAATGCCTTTTTGCTGTAATACGCCATAGTTCTCGTCCGAACCGTAGCCCGCATCGGCCACTACCGCTTTTGGAAGTGCATGATATAAAGTTTCGTATTGTTCGATGTGTGATGGAAGGGTCTGGTAATCGGTTGTGGTTTGGTGCAGGCTATAGTTCAAGATGAACTGCTCCTGGGTGGAGATCTGCAGATTGTATCCGGGTTTAAGCTGCCCGTTCAGCATAGGGTCTTCTTTCATCCGCATGAAGGTGGCACCCGGGTCGGTCTTCGAAAAGCTGTTGCGACCGCCTAACAGCTTTTCCTGCTCGTCATACCGGGCCAGGTTCTCCGGCCAGTGCTTTTTGGCATAGTTCAGCTTCTGCCTTACTTTCTTATCGACATCTTCCTTATCGTCCAGGGCGGCGTTGATCTTTGAGATCGTTTCTTTTACTTTTTCCGGGTTGATCTCGCTGTATTCCAGCGGTGCGGTGTCTTTAAGTTCTTCGGCAGCGATGGTTTGCGCATAACTCCACAGTTCATCCAATTGGGCTTTCATCTTCTCCTTGCTGTTCTTAATGCTTTTGCCCCATACAAAAGTGTACTTGTTCGCTACCGATTCGATCTTGGTACCATCGGTAAAAACAGCTTCTTTCAGCGAGACGATACCTTCCTGCTGTAATAACAATACGATCTGTGAGAAGATCTCCTTTAAAACACCCGACAGCTTCTCGCTCCGGAAACGGTTGATGGTATTGTGATCAGGCTTTTTCATGCCTAAAAGCCACATGAAATGTACATTCTGCGCGGCCTGGTCTTCCAACTTCCGTGAAGAATACGTGTTGGTCAGATAACCGTAGATCAGCAGCTTGAGCATCAGCCGCGGATGAAAGCTGGATGCCCCGCCGCCTTTATACTTGCGGTTAATCGGTTTAACATCTACCTGATCGACCACCTTCGATACAATACGTACCGGATGACCCTGCGGTACCAGTTCCTCCAGTTTATACGGTAAAAAGGTTAACTGGTCAGGATCATATTCCTTAAAGACTACTTTTCCTCCCATGCCTTTAAGTTACTGAAAATTACGCTCAAAAACAAAGAGGCTGCCTCGCTTTTGAGACAGCCTCTTTGTTAAATATGATGTAAGCTGAGATTAGCTTCTCATCAGCTCTTCACTCTTTTTGATCTTACGTTTCTCCACAGCTACCGCTACAAAAATACTTACTTCGTAAAGGATAAACAGTGGGATACTTACCACTGTCATGGTCAGCATATCGGGCGTTGGGGTAACTACCGCGGCTATGATCAGGATAACCACAATGGCATAGCGCCGGCTGGCCCGCATAAACTTAGGCGTCATGATGCCCAGGTTAGCTAAAATGTATATCAGGATAGGCAATTCAAAAACAAGGCCGGTGGCCAGTGTTAAGGTGGCAACCGATGACAGGTACGAATCGATATCGGGCAAATTAAGGATATCCGGACTAACTGTATAGCCCATTAAAAAGTGTACAGATATAGGTGTGATTACATAATACCCGAACATAACCCCCAAAAAGAACAGGAACGTGGCATAGAATACGAAACCGCTAGCAGCCTTACGCTCCTTCTCATGCAGTGCCGGCTTTACAAAGCGCCATATCTCCCACAACAGGTACGGGATACCCAAGGTGATACCTGCCAGCAACGAAGTATTGATCTGTAGGATGAACTGCCCGGCCATCTCGTTATTCATTAATTGTACCTTGATGGTGTTGAAACACATATCGCGGTGCAGCCAATGGCCCAGTTCGCACATTTTACGGGCCGTCCAAAAATCGTTTTTGCTGGGGGCCATTATAATACCCTGCCATAGCGTATCAAAATAACTGAACGCCAGGATGGTGAATACCAATATAGCTACAGAAGCACGGATCAAATGCCACCTTAAAGCCTCCAAATGGTCGAAGAACGACATTTCGGCTTCCAGGTTTTTTCCTTTATCCTTTATGGCATTTACAAGTTTATTTCCGGTATCGCTCATGTTAAACCTTTGTTTAGGGGTATTTTTAAATTATTAAAGGCTTAATTAGTCGGCGTACTCAAAAGTCTCCATAAACTTGGTGGTAAAGTTACCAGCACGGAAATTAGGATCCTGCAACAGCTTCAGGTGGAACGGAATGGTGGTTTTTACACCCTCGATCACAAATTCGCTCAGCGCGCGCGACATGGTGCTCAACGCTTCTTCGCGGGTTTGCGCTACGCAGATCACCTTGGCTATCATCGAATCGTAATTTGGCGGGATCACATAACCGCTGTACACATGCGTATCCACACGCACACCATGGCCACCCGGCGAGTGGAAATTGGTAATTTTACCTGGCGACGGACGGAAGTTGTTGAACGGATCCTCGGCATTGATACGGCATTCGATGGCGTGCATTTGTGGCTCGTAGTTTTTGCCCGAGATAGGGATACCGGCAGCAACCTTTATTTGTTCCTTAATTAAGTCAAAATTGATTACCTCTTCGGTTACGGGATGCTCTACCTGTATGCGGGTATTCATCTCCATAAAGTAGAAATTACGGTCTTTATCCACCAAAAACTCGATGGTACCGGCACCTTCGTATTTAACGGCTTTGGCGCCTTTAATAGCCGCCTCGCCCATTTTTTTACGCAGTTTTTCAGTCATGAAGGGGGATGGGGCCTCTTCCACCAGTTTCTGGTGACGGCGCTGGATAGAGCAGTCGCGCTCGCTTAGGTGGCAAACTTTGCCGTACTGGTCGCCCACTACCTGTATTTCAATATGGCGTGGGTCTACCACGTATTTTTCCAGGTACATGCCATCGTTAGCGAAGGCGGCGCCTGCTTCGGCACGGGCCGAATCCCAGGCGGGCTCAAACTCTTCATCCTTCCACACAATGCGCATACCGCGGCCACCACCACCGGCAGTAGCTTTAAGGATAACAGGGTAGCCGATCTTTTTAGAGATCTCTAAACCTTGCTTAACGCTCTCCAACAGACCTTCCGAACCCGGGATACAAGGTACACCGGCTTTTTTCATGGTTGCCTTAGCCGAAGCTTTGTCGCCCATGGCGTTGATCTGGTCGGCAGTGGCACCGATGAACTTGATATTGTATTCGGCGCAGATAGCCGAGAATTTGGCATTTTCAGATAAAAAGCCGTAGCCCGGGTGGATGGCGTCGGCATTGGTCAGCTCGGCGGCCGAGATGATGTTGGGGATATTCAGGTACGAATCGCGGCTGGCCGGCGGACCGATACATACGGCCTCATCGGCAAAACGCACGTGCAGGCTGTCGCGGTCGGCGGTTGAATATACAGCTACCGTTTTTATACCCATCTCCTTGCAGGTACGGATGATACGCAAGGCTATCTCACCACGATTAGCTATTAATATTTTTTTAAACATTTTTTTTAGTTGATTGGGTTGATTAAGTTGACTATGTTGAATGGGTTAAAAAAATGCAGGTAGATAACTACTCACTTAATCAACCGCTCACTTAATCAACTGACTAAACAGGTTCTACTAAAAACAAAGGCTGGTCGTATTCAACCGGCGAAGCGTTATCTACCAGCACTTTAACAATACGGCCCGATACTTCGGCTTCAATTTCGTTAAACAGCTTCATCGCCTCGATAATGCACAGTACGCTGCCAGTGCCTATCTCGTCGCCCACATTCACAAAGAATGGTTTCTCCGGGCTGGCCGAACGGTAGAAGGTACCGATCATTGGCGATTTGATAGTGATATATTTTGAGGTATCAGCCGCCGCTGGCGCTGTTGCCGGAGCCGCTGCTGCCGGTGCTTCCTCTGTTGCAGGGGCAGCTGCCGGTAAGCCGGCTGCTACTGGTTGTGCTTGTGGCACAGTTGCCGTAACAAAGGTTGGCGCCTGGTTGGTTTTAATAGTGATCTTAAAATTCTCCTGCTCAATAGCAACTTCATTTACGCCCGATTTTGAAACAAAGCGTATAAGGTCCTGTATTTGCTTAATATCCATAGTTTGTAAGTAATGGTTTTAGGAATAACAGTTTTTAGGTTTATCAAAATATGCAAATGTGCGTATGTGCAAATATGCAGATGTTTCTTTTTTAATATGCAAATATGCGTATGTGCAAATATGCAAATGTTATTTTAATGTGCAGATATGCTATGCGCAAATATGCTTTGTCAATAGTTTTCTTCAATATGCAAATGTGCGTATGTGCAAATGAAGCTGGCTGTAGTATAACAACCTATGGTTAATTATGTTCGGGGAATGTGAAAGGCATCATATGCACATTTGCATATCCGCACATTTGCACATTAAATTAATACGCCCACTTAAGGTAGATAGAACCCCAGGTAAAGCCGCCGCCAAAGGCAGCCAGTATAATGTTGTCGCCTTTTTTAAACTTGTCTTCCCACTCCCACAGGCACAGCGGTATGGTGCCGTTGGTGGTATTGCCATAACGTTCGATGTTTACGATCACCTTGTCTGATGTTACACCGGTGCGGTTAGCGGTAGCATCGATAATGCGCTTGTTGGCCTGGTGGGGTATCAGCCAGGCAATATCATCGGCAGTAAGGTTGTTCTTTTCCATTACCTCGGCAGCTACATCGGCCATATTGGTAACGGCAAACTTAAACACCGCCTGGCCTTCCTGGTAAGCAAAGTGTTCTTTAGCGTCGACAGTTTCGTGCGATGCGGGTTTTAACGAACCGCCTGCCTTTTGGTGCAGGAACTGACGGCCTGAGCCGTCGCTGCGTAAAATCGAATCGACAATGCCTAAACCTTCGGTATTGGGCTCAAGCAGGGCAGCGCCGCAGCCATCACCAAAAATAATACAGGTAGCACGGTCTTCGTAATTGATGATCGACGACATTTTATCACCGCCAACAACCAATACTTTAGTATGCTTACCACTCTCTATAAACTGCGCGCCGGTAGCCAGGCCAAATATAAAGCCCGAGCAGGCCGCCTGCAGATCGTACCCCCAGGCATTCTTCGCGCCAATTTTATCGGCTAAAATGTTTGCGGTAGCCGGGAATGGCATATCGGGGGTGGTAGTGCAAAATATGATCAGGTCGATCTCTTCGGCGCTGATGCCGCGTTTTTTTAATAGACCTTCAACAGCCGGAACGGCCATATCTGAAGTAGCAAGGCCCTCGCCTTTTTGTATACGACGTTCTTTTATGCCGGTACGGCTGGTGATCCATTCATCGTTGGTATCGACCATGGTTTCCAGTTCCTGGTTGGTAAGCACATACTCAGGGGCGTAGCCGTGCACCGCGGTTATAGCGGCATGAATTTTACTCATTTATAAATCTGTTTTACTGAAAAGCTTGTTTTACTTTATCAACCAAACCTGTTTCGACCATGTTTTTTGATAGCAGCACCATGTTTTTGATAGCTTCCGGACTTGATATGCCGTGGCCTACCACAACAGGGGCGTTCACGCCCAAAATGGGGCTGCCGCCATACTGCTCGTAATTAAAGCGGTCGAAAAATTCGTCTTTAAGGCCCTTTTTAATAGTGATGACATAAAAAGATTCGGCCATTTTAAGGATCACGTTACCTGTAAAGCCATCGCAAACGTAAACGTCGGCACTGTCGTTAAACAGGTCGCGGCCTTCCACATTGCCAACAAAGTTAAACAAGGTGGTTTCTTTCATTAAAGGGTAGGTAGCCTGGCAAAGGAGATTGCCTTTTTCTTCTTCCTCGCCAATGTTCATTAGCGATACGCGGGGATTTTCGATACCATATACCGATTGGGCAAACAAGCTACCCAAAACGCCAAACTGCACCAGCACTTCGGGCTTGCAATCGGCATTGGCGCCTACATCCAACAAAATACCCAAACCGCCTTTCAGTTTGGGTACAATGGTTGTCATGGCGGGGCGTTGTACGCCCGGTATGGTTTTTACGCTGAACATGGAGCCCACCAGCATAGCGCCTGTGTTTCCGGCCGATGAGAACGCGTCGATCTTACCCTCCTTTAAAAGGTTAAAACCTACACTGATGCTCGAATCGGGCTTTTGAACAATGGCCTTGGTGGGATGCTCGCCCATGCCAATCACTTCGGTTGTGTTTACAAACTCGAAGTTATCGGCGCTAAAATTATTTTCCTGTAAAATTTCAAGGGCAACTGCCTGATCTCCAATCAGTACAAGCTTTTGCCCTTCAGCTAATGATTTACAAGCTGCTATCGCCCCTAAAACAGTTGCTTTGGGAGCGTAATCGCCGCCCATAATATCTAAGCCAATCTTCATTTACAGAAAATTAAACTTAGGCTACGGCTGCTTTCTCAATAAGTACTTTACCGTTGTAGTATACGTTACCATCAACAGTGTAAGCGCGGTGCGGTAAGTGGATCGCGCCTGTAGTTTGGCAAGTAGTTAAAGTAGGAGCCTCAGCTTTGTAGTGTGTACGGCGCTTCGCGGTTCTTGATTTGGAAAATTTCCGTTTTGGATGTGGCATAATTTCTTATTATTATGTTATTTAATGTTTTTGAGCGCATCCCATCTCGGGTCATTCAGCTGCTCTGTTTGTTCGTCACTTGCCGATAGTTCTGTTAACCTATTCAGCATATCCTTATCACAATATGGGGTTGCCCCCGGTTTGCCGCAGGTAGCTATAAAAGGCACCGCGACATTTATGTATTCGTACATCAGCCCGGCAACGTTGATCTCGTGATCGTTTTTACCAAGGGCAATTACTTCCTCATCTTCATCCACCGGCTCGTCGCTAAATTTAGCGATCTGCTGCTCGTGTATATCCACCTGCTGCGGATAACCGGCCAGGCATTTATCGCAGGTTAACTGAATATCTCCCTTAATGCTGAAGTTCAGGATCAGCATAGTTTCCTGCTTTTCCAGATCCACCTTGCATTGCAGGTTGGCCTTTTTTACCAGCGAGTATTCAAAATCGTCGAAGAACGCGTCGGTGATCACATAGTCAAACTCGTGCTTACCCAGTTTTAAACCGGTAAAGGGGATGGCGTATGTTCTCAGTGATTTCAATGAGCAATATTTAGCCCGCAAATGTAGGAAAAATAAATATATCTGGAAAGTGATTTTTAAATGAAAATGTTAATAAGGCTTTTGGGTGTGGAAAACGTGGGGCTGCAGGCGAGGATTGGTGGTGATTTAACCACAAAGGGCACAAAGGGAGGAACACAGAGAGCACAGAGGCTTTCAAACTCCCTCCCTGGGGAGGGGCGCGGTCGGATGTGTGATGGCAGGGGGGGGTATCACGATTTAAAATCTCCATGGTTTAGATGTTGAGATTAATATTATCTATTTTGCATCATCAACAAAAGAATATGATTAACATCGATGAGATCATCAACTATCTGAGAGAAAATCATACCGAAATAAGTATTGAGCTTAAACCCGGTGCCAGCGCTGAATTGATTATGCAAGTAGAAGAAATTTATAAGCTTAAACTTCCTGATGATGTACGCAAGTTTTATGAATTTACGAATGGCTTTGAATTACTTGATGACCACATTTTCAATATTATATCGCTTGAGGATATCATTGATAATAAAACACAGTATAATGACGCTTACATTAACATTGCTGAATATTTGATATACAGTGATGTTTGGTCTTTGATAATTGACCCCGCTGACCATAATAATTATCAGATTACTAATAGCGATCACACAAACAACAAAGAAATTACGCTTACCAAATCATTAGCAGACTTCCTGCATCATTTTATTATTGGCGGCCTGTTTGAAAAAGAAGGTTTGTACCATTGGTACAACGAATTGCTTGTAGAGAAACTGACCAGCTCACCCGGAAATTTAGCGGGCACTTTTTATTTTGAGGAGTTATTTCGGATTACAGGAAGAGGGCCAGTAATGAGCGGGCAGATTACATCAGGCAAATTATCGGCCAGCAATTTGTTTTGGTTTGAAAACGATGATTATAAAACGATAATTGATATTGAAAGTATTGAACTTGGCCGTAATGCTAAAGGCGGATTTGTGGGTTTAATGCTGAGCAAATATATCCACCATAGTACAGAAAAGAAGATCAAAAAATTAAGAGGCAGCACTATAAACATCTACAGGTTCAATTAAAGTCGCCTGTCATGCCGAACTTGTTTCGGGAACCCACACGCAAAGTCGACTTATATGATGAGATGCCGAAACAAGTTTGGCATGACGTTCTGGATTTACTTCTTCACCTTCAGCGGCGAAGCCACCCGCTGCGTATTCTCCTTCACAAATGATTCCCAGCCCGAGTAGCTGATCTTATTCCCCCTGCCGGTAGTAATGCGCTGAAAACTGTGGCAAACGGCTACGGCCAGTCCATCGGTAGCATCTAAAAACTCAGGGGTTTCTTTAAATTTTAGCAGGGTTTGCAGCATGGCGGCTAC comes from Mucilaginibacter mali and encodes:
- the tatC gene encoding twin-arginine translocase subunit TatC, which translates into the protein MSDTGNKLVNAIKDKGKNLEAEMSFFDHLEALRWHLIRASVAILVFTILAFSYFDTLWQGIIMAPSKNDFWTARKMCELGHWLHRDMCFNTIKVQLMNNEMAGQFILQINTSLLAGITLGIPYLLWEIWRFVKPALHEKERKAASGFVFYATFLFFLGVMFGYYVITPISVHFLMGYTVSPDILNLPDIDSYLSSVATLTLATGLVFELPILIYILANLGIMTPKFMRASRRYAIVVILIIAAVVTPTPDMLTMTVVSIPLFILYEVSIFVAVAVEKRKIKKSEELMRS
- the accC gene encoding acetyl-CoA carboxylase biotin carboxylase subunit codes for the protein MFKKILIANRGEIALRIIRTCKEMGIKTVAVYSTADRDSLHVRFADEAVCIGPPASRDSYLNIPNIISAAELTNADAIHPGYGFLSENAKFSAICAEYNIKFIGATADQINAMGDKASAKATMKKAGVPCIPGSEGLLESVKQGLEISKKIGYPVILKATAGGGGRGMRIVWKDEEFEPAWDSARAEAGAAFANDGMYLEKYVVDPRHIEIQVVGDQYGKVCHLSERDCSIQRRHQKLVEEAPSPFMTEKLRKKMGEAAIKGAKAVKYEGAGTIEFLVDKDRNFYFMEMNTRIQVEHPVTEEVINFDLIKEQIKVAAGIPISGKNYEPQMHAIECRINAEDPFNNFRPSPGKITNFHSPGGHGVRVDTHVYSGYVIPPNYDSMIAKVICVAQTREEALSTMSRALSEFVIEGVKTTIPFHLKLLQDPNFRAGNFTTKFMETFEYAD
- the accB gene encoding acetyl-CoA carboxylase biotin carboxyl carrier protein produces the protein MDIKQIQDLIRFVSKSGVNEVAIEQENFKITIKTNQAPTFVTATVPQAQPVAAGLPAAAPATEEAPAAAAPATAPAAADTSKYITIKSPMIGTFYRSASPEKPFFVNVGDEIGTGSVLCIIEAMKLFNEIEAEVSGRIVKVLVDNASPVEYDQPLFLVEPV
- a CDS encoding beta-ketoacyl-ACP synthase III encodes the protein MSKIHAAITAVHGYAPEYVLTNQELETMVDTNDEWITSRTGIKERRIQKGEGLATSDMAVPAVEGLLKKRGISAEEIDLIIFCTTTPDMPFPATANILADKIGAKNAWGYDLQAACSGFIFGLATGAQFIESGKHTKVLVVGGDKMSSIINYEDRATCIIFGDGCGAALLEPNTEGLGIVDSILRSDGSGRQFLHQKAGGSLKPASHETVDAKEHFAYQEGQAVFKFAVTNMADVAAEVMEKNNLTADDIAWLIPHQANKRIIDATANRTGVTSDKVIVNIERYGNTTNGTIPLCLWEWEDKFKKGDNIILAAFGGGFTWGSIYLKWAY
- the plsX gene encoding phosphate acyltransferase PlsX, whose amino-acid sequence is MKIGLDIMGGDYAPKATVLGAIAACKSLAEGQKLVLIGDQAVALEILQENNFSADNFEFVNTTEVIGMGEHPTKAIVQKPDSSISVGFNLLKEGKIDAFSSAGNTGAMLVGSMFSVKTIPGVQRPAMTTIVPKLKGGLGILLDVGANADCKPEVLVQFGVLGSLFAQSVYGIENPRVSLMNIGEEEEKGNLLCQATYPLMKETTLFNFVGNVEGRDLFNDSADVYVCDGFTGNVILKMAESFYVITIKKGLKDEFFDRFNYEQYGGSPILGVNAPVVVGHGISSPEAIKNMVLLSKNMVETGLVDKVKQAFQ
- the rpmF gene encoding 50S ribosomal protein L32, which codes for MPHPKRKFSKSRTAKRRTHYKAEAPTLTTCQTTGAIHLPHRAYTVDGNVYYNGKVLIEKAAVA
- a CDS encoding YceD family protein, with protein sequence MKSLRTYAIPFTGLKLGKHEFDYVITDAFFDDFEYSLVKKANLQCKVDLEKQETMLILNFSIKGDIQLTCDKCLAGYPQQVDIHEQQIAKFSDEPVDEDEEVIALGKNDHEINVAGLMYEYINVAVPFIATCGKPGATPYCDKDMLNRLTELSASDEQTEQLNDPRWDALKNIK